In the genome of Anguilla anguilla isolate fAngAng1 chromosome 15, fAngAng1.pri, whole genome shotgun sequence, the window ttctgaaaccaatcagtgtgacaaatatgcaataataaaggaaatcaggaagcGGGCGAacactttttcacggcactgtatggATTAAAACATACGCTATACTACAAGGTATACTTGTGAAGGAATGTTAAGCCTATGGATTTTGCTATTGGTCGACGGAGTAATTTATTCTGCGCGCTGTGGGCGGGGGTAACGGAATtcttcaaccaatcacagctctagATATTTGATCCTTAACCAATAAAATCTGTGCGCTCAATCCTTTTCGGGGAAAAATCCGAAAAAGAAGACATTTATTCGCTGCTTGGGTACGCATTTGCGCTCTAAACTTTGCAagtgttttgtacattttggatCTACATGATTTGGTCTTAGGGAACGCAAATACAGGTCAAGGTACGTATTATGCAGATTCGGGTTTATAAGAAAATtccttttcatttgaatatataataatattgcGAAAACATGCGTTACTGAGTTACATCGTCTAACAATTGTCTTGGCGAACTTGCAAGCTAACCGGTTAGCATTTAGCTAGGTTACTTAGAAGACCTGAAATGTTTTGCGACAACTGTACAACTTGTAAACTAACGTATtggacaaaaagaaataaataaacaagaaaaaaatacccTGTTGAACATTAACTATATTATACAATCAAGAGTAAACGGTAACAGACTTCGCGAACTGTGAAATATAAGCGACACGCAGTCAGGTGTAAGAGCTGGTGAAAGTGCTAGAGTGTCGGGGTGGAGGAAGTTCATTCCACCAGAGGGGCAGGACAGTGGCATTCAGACTGGGTGGGGGTAGTTTAAATGGTGAGAGGGAGGCAGAAAGAGTGGGTGTCAGACTGATGGAGAGGGGTCACTCAGAGATTTGGTGACATTGACTGCATATATATGCTGATCAGCGTGATCGCAAATATACTCGGGTATCAATCTCTTGAACCATTTCATGCTTATCATTTGATACTATTTCATACTAAATGCTGGCCTCCCTCTGTGAACGTATCTGCTGTCAGTTATTACAAAAATGATAATTCGTAAGTGCAAGAtgtgtacattaaaaaatgttattttaattattttatgcactACTGTCTTTTATTTGGTCCAATAAGTCGCCTACCAAACGGATCTGAACTGATATTGCAGTTTAATTGACTTTTCTCGTTATAACTACTTGATTTTTAACTGTCAATCTCCGTAACGGTGTAGCCGGGGTGAAACAGGACAAACAACTTGCATCCAGAGAGCGTTTCCCCCACATTGCCCTCTTTGCCCCTGCATCTCTTTAATGCGACTGTTAATtgtcatttcattaattaaacaaCAGATCATTTAGTAGCCATTTGATGGCCACTCAACTCTGGTGGACCTTGAATAATTGTGTATTATGTTCTGATATGACTTATTTGTTCAGAAGGCACTTCTGTCTTGTGTTGACTTTCTCATGGCATATCACCTGACATCAACATGCTGAAAGGGAGAAACAAAGAATTCAGTTTGATACAACAGAGTTCTACCAAACCTGACCCCCTGTCcctccaacaccccccacccccttcccaggATGCAGTTCATGCTCCTGTTTAGTCGACAGGGGAAACTGAGGCTGCAGAAATGGTATGTGCCACTGTCAgacaaagagaagaagaaggtgaCCCGTGAGCTGGTTCAGACCGTTCTGGCCCGCAAACCCAAGATGTGCAGCTTTCTGGAGTGGAGGGACCTCAAGATCATCTACAAGAGGTCTGTACAAGCGGTTCGTCCCCAgttaacatttttgtgttggAAAGTTAGTGAAAAATCTGCGAAAAGCTGTTTAGGTGAATACCTGACTACATTTGATTGAAAAGAGAAAGTTTTCAAGCTGACTAAGACATAGTCAGGCTATATCCTGGTAAAAACCTGAGCTGTATTGGGGTTAACCTGGTccttttatgtcaaaacatctcccAAACGAGATTTCCATCCTtctagatgtctagattccAGCTTTCTGAACAGCATGCTGTTATGAGCACTCGAAGGaccattttcattcaaaatgtggTGCATTCTTGTCCCATAAATACCCCCTGGTGTTATAAATACTAATAagtttatattgtattttttgagAAAACGCTCAAAGCAATTTCCAAAAAAGGAcaaagagcagcagagagaatTTACAGGCATTATAATTTACAAGTAAAGATGTGATCTTGAGGTAAGTTTAAATCAATGTGAACGGTTCAATACTGAAAAATGATCGTataaagcagtggtgtcaaactcgtgccatggagggccgtgtgtatgcaggttttcattccagcctcagatcttgattatataattagttaaattatttgctgaattaaggatgcaggtttgtgcacaatggtgacccgacgtctagggtgacccgcattgtctaaataaaaattttcttatattctgtgcttcaatgcagttaaacgcatatggctgaatgagtaattggactcaattaaggcagcattaattggttggaatgaaaacctgcatacacacggccctccatgggggtttgacaccactggtatAAAGTAAGAGGAAAAAGAGggtgaaatggggaaaaaaaatcaacacaaaCAATAATAGAGTTTTCATAATTGTGATTGAAGGGCATGAACTATGGTGAAAAACTGTATTTGTATACAGGCAagtattgttttaatttcagaataGTAAAAATTGTCCTTGTCACTAATCACAAAGTATTTTTTCGCAGGAAGTTGTCCCTTTTGTGACAGTCTCTCAAccagttttttgtgttgtgtttgttagGGAATGTGAACCATTTTTCTGACAGAAACCAACATTTTCTCTGgagtagaacaaaaaaaaaaagtcaaaatgaatTTTGAACATTAACTgtaatttcccaaaaaaaaaagatcatggTATTTATTATTGGGAAATTCTACATACATCTGATGAACAAATACGTTTCCTGCTGAACTTGAGCCAGCAGAAACCATGACCTAAATCCTTTCTGTTCTCTTGGCAAGTTGCTATGGCACCCTGTTACAGCCCCTGCTGTGGCTtatcttctcatttttttccactgagcTGTTTTGCAAAAAAGCATTGCAATTATTCACAAAATAGCATTTATCCAGTGTACTTTCGGAAAAGTGCATACAGGAAAATTTAACTAATGCATGGAAGCATAGACTTTTAGgacaattttattatttatgaagggAAGGGCTGGGTTGTATAATACCAGTATGTGAGTTTTCTAAATGAGGGGAACTTGTGTAGTGCTTAATCttaattgtgaaataaaaaaaaaaaattgtgtttgacACTTGTTGTGTTAATGTGTGATAATGCACGTTTATGTAAATGGTGTTATTGTGATAGTGTTTTCATGACACTGTTGTTGTGATAGTGTTTTGACACAGTTTTTACAGTGTGatactgtgtgtttatatgttgaCACTGTTATAGAGATAAATTTTGCCTATATTGACACTGTTAAGGTGGTTATGTTCACATGATCAGAGTGGTGCTGTGTGTCTTGTGGTGCCAGGAAGGGAGTTGGGGAGctgtccaccagagggcagcaccggccccacacacaggtatggcCACAGCTGCAATGCATTGTAATCACTACAGCTGTGACCCATTACCTCATCACTGGGCCTTATAAAAAGCCTGGTTCACAGGCCTAAAGAGAGAGCTTTGggaagtgctgtgtgtgggagcacGTTTTTGTTATTACTTTGCCTGGGAGGTGTTTGGTTGCcagtttgaccttttttttccttgttgaAATAAAAGGCAGAGAGCCGaacgtttttgttgttttttttcctgtctgttcacCCTGTGATCAGTGGCCACCCCCCAGCCGTGCATCACAGTCTGTATTTAAGAAACGTGTTGTGTCATCCCAGATACGCCAGCCTGTATTTCTGCTGTGCCATTGAGGCCCAGGATAATGAACTCATTACACTGGAGATCATCCACCGATATGTGGAGCT includes:
- the LOC118213766 gene encoding AP-1 complex subunit sigma-2-like isoform X2; amino-acid sequence: MQFMLLFSRQGKLRLQKWYVPLSDKEKKKVTRELVQTVLARKPKMCSFLEWRDLKIIYKRYASLYFCCAIEAQDNELITLEIIHRYVELLDKYFGSVCELDIIFNFEKAYFILDEFLLGGEAQETSKKNVLKAIEQADLLQEPRHEYFNVPVY
- the LOC118213766 gene encoding AP-1 complex subunit sigma-2-like isoform X1, producing the protein MQFMLLFSRQGKLRLQKWYVPLSDKEKKKVTRELVQTVLARKPKMCSFLEWRDLKIIYKRYASLYFCCAIEAQDNELITLEIIHRYVELLDKYFGSQVCELDIIFNFEKAYFILDEFLLGGEAQETSKKNVLKAIEQADLLQEPRHEYFNVPVY